The following proteins come from a genomic window of Gammaproteobacteria bacterium:
- a CDS encoding BlaI/MecI/CopY family transcriptional regulator, with amino-acid sequence MARKASKTLTDGELRIMEVMWELESASVRQVATRLREKDEVAYNTVQTMMGILESKGYLDHHKEGRAFVYTPIINRRTARSSALKQLMNSFFDGSPQALVQNLIQDENIDAIEVESLLMKLTNKAD; translated from the coding sequence ATGGCACGCAAAGCATCTAAAACATTAACCGATGGCGAGCTTCGTATCATGGAAGTCATGTGGGAGCTTGAGTCTGCATCGGTTAGACAGGTTGCTACTCGTTTACGTGAGAAGGATGAGGTCGCCTACAACACAGTGCAAACCATGATGGGAATATTGGAAAGCAAGGGCTATCTTGACCACCACAAGGAAGGTCGGGCATTTGTGTATACCCCGATCATTAATCGTCGTACGGCGCGATCCTCCGCATTAAAACAATTAATGAACAGTTTTTTCGATGGCTCGCCACAGGCCTTGGTGCAAAATCTGATCCAGGACGAGAACATTGACGCCATTGAGGTTGAGAGTTTGCTAATGAAGCTCACTAATAAAGCCGATTGA
- a CDS encoding transglutaminase family protein: MLIKIDHSTSYQYDTEANYSIQSLRLTPQPVDGQRILSWNIHVEGNNILDGFTDSFGNLTHTLVISKPHKSICIRVQGEIETSDTNGVVSGGLELFPEIFYLRETSQTIANQAIIEQAEKAEQGTENILDCLHYLMGSIRSTIDYQTGQTHANTTAAEAIQNASGVCQDHAHVFLSAARYLDIPARYISGYLLHSDTGEESEASHAWAEAFVPDLGWVGFDVSNNVCVNEMYVRVAIGLDYHDAAPVRGVRRGGEGEKLTVSVHVNQVGEAAQ, from the coding sequence GTGCTGATCAAAATAGACCATTCAACCAGTTATCAATACGATACAGAAGCAAATTATTCTATCCAGAGCTTGCGCTTAACGCCTCAGCCTGTTGATGGGCAACGCATACTTTCATGGAATATACACGTGGAAGGAAATAACATATTGGATGGATTCACTGACAGTTTCGGAAATCTTACACATACTCTGGTTATCAGCAAGCCACACAAGTCAATTTGTATCCGGGTTCAAGGAGAAATTGAAACGAGCGATACAAACGGTGTAGTCAGTGGAGGACTGGAACTTTTTCCGGAAATTTTTTATTTACGCGAGACCAGTCAAACAATTGCTAATCAGGCAATAATAGAACAAGCGGAAAAAGCCGAACAAGGCACTGAAAATATTCTGGATTGTTTGCATTATTTAATGGGATCAATACGCAGTACGATCGATTATCAAACTGGTCAAACGCATGCTAATACAACAGCAGCAGAAGCCATCCAGAATGCTTCAGGTGTTTGTCAGGATCATGCCCATGTATTTCTTTCGGCTGCACGCTATCTGGACATCCCGGCCAGGTATATTTCCGGATATTTATTACACAGCGATACCGGAGAGGAAAGTGAAGCATCACATGCCTGGGCAGAAGCTTTTGTGCCAGACTTGGGATGGGTAGGATTTGATGTGTCCAATAATGTCTGTGTCAATGAAATGTATGTAAGAGTTGCCATAGGTCTGGATTATCACGATGCGGCACCGGTCAGGGGAGTGCGACGGGGAGGAGAGGGCGAGAAATTAACCGTATCAGTCCACGTCAATCAGGTTGGCGAAGCGGCGCAATAA
- a CDS encoding alpha-E domain-containing protein, whose amino-acid sequence MLSRSAACLYWMGRYMERAENLSRIIEVGFRLSQIPEWEGSGPAKIEWKSSAVAAACAEGLLAKHGEANLESVIAYIALDENNPSSIYSCFKAARTNGRTVRTALTSDMWECLNDTWLEFNSRWLETLNQDNLWEFLDWVKIRTNLFRGAILGTMLRDNSFAFTNIGTFIERADNTARILDVKYHILLPPGEQLGGALDYTQWVTLLRSVTALGSYHWVYRDSIKPWNVAELLILKEQLPRSLVYCVSRIERDLLSLNEHDGQRHDCHRLAGKMYSQLNFAKIDDVFQNGLHEFLNEFLTQNELLDNAISNNYHFYS is encoded by the coding sequence ATGCTTAGCCGCTCAGCAGCTTGTTTGTACTGGATGGGCCGTTACATGGAACGGGCGGAAAATTTGTCACGAATTATAGAAGTTGGTTTCCGTTTAAGTCAGATACCGGAATGGGAAGGCAGCGGACCCGCCAAGATCGAATGGAAATCCTCCGCCGTTGCTGCGGCATGCGCCGAGGGATTATTGGCAAAGCATGGTGAGGCAAATCTGGAATCCGTTATTGCCTATATTGCCCTAGATGAAAACAATCCTTCATCCATATATTCTTGTTTTAAAGCTGCCCGAACTAACGGACGTACCGTTCGAACTGCACTGACCAGTGACATGTGGGAGTGTCTGAATGACACCTGGCTGGAATTTAATTCGAGATGGCTTGAAACATTGAATCAGGACAATTTGTGGGAGTTTCTTGATTGGGTAAAAATACGAACCAATTTATTTCGTGGTGCAATACTTGGTACCATGTTGCGCGATAATTCATTTGCATTTACCAACATCGGGACATTTATAGAACGAGCAGACAATACTGCCCGCATACTGGACGTTAAATACCATATTCTTTTGCCGCCAGGTGAACAATTGGGCGGTGCCCTGGATTACACACAATGGGTTACCTTGTTACGCTCGGTTACCGCTCTCGGTTCTTATCATTGGGTGTATCGGGATTCAATCAAACCGTGGAATGTTGCCGAATTATTGATATTGAAAGAGCAGTTGCCGCGCTCACTGGTTTATTGTGTGTCCCGTATCGAACGTGATCTATTGTCATTGAATGAACATGATGGCCAACGACATGACTGTCATCGTTTAGCCGGTAAAATGTATTCGCAACTCAATTTTGCAAAGATTGACGATGTTTTCCAAAACGGATTACATGAGTTTCTAAATGAATTTCTGACACAAAATGAATTGCTTGATAATGCTATTTCCAATAACTATCATTTTTACTCCTGA
- a CDS encoding carbohydrate binding family 9 domain-containing protein, with amino-acid sequence MHLKLVLNVVTFIVLLLTSISSLSAQDSIYKIKNYELPSISQAARIDGVMDEPQWQEALKLDLIYETSPDENTPAKQKTTAYLYENGESLYVAFRAEDSDMSQLRAFIKDRDSAYQDDFVGIQMDTFNDEQRAYEFFVNPYGSQMDLLYDESSDDDDDSWDAIWDAQGSIDEGGYTIEMEIPFSNLRFESSSDVKTWGIEVLRVHPRDQRRIYRNSPRNRNRNCILCQFHKLKGFQNAKQGNQLELNPVLTIGKSESRNDAGELVTNSTDYEPGLNVRWGITPELTLDGTLNPDFSQVESDSAQLSVNETFALFFPEKRPFFQEGSNYYNTHMNVIYTRNVTDPEYGLKLTGRQNSHTFGAFAVKDEITNIILPGTFGSSFTSLGAESDVYAGRYRYDFNPDLNIGLIGTYRDSGDYNNTVTGVDGFYRWKEKHTFRAIYLNSNTDNTLAMQDEFGLAAKQSGHAYRLNYRYNSRDWFAFSNYRDYDKDFRADLGFITRVNNDQFAIGGGRVLYSEDKWWNRIEIGGDWDISHDNEGRLLEKELEGRIEINGPLQSYISTGMVARDRLFEDTLFYEKFNWAYFEIKPIGGLVIGFETNIGDRIDFSESKLADSFRLQPFINFDLNKHLNLNIKHTYNRLDSDGGRKLTANLTDARIKYQFSTRSFLRLTLQYENIESIDQDRLNFGEETGNKGLNSQLLYSYKVNPRTVFFLGYSDLSDDANTERSLQTQERGLFMKLGYVFDY; translated from the coding sequence ATGCATTTAAAGTTAGTCTTAAACGTAGTTACCTTTATTGTTCTACTTTTAACCAGTATTTCAAGTTTGTCAGCACAAGATTCTATTTATAAGATCAAAAATTATGAATTGCCGAGCATCTCTCAAGCTGCACGAATTGACGGAGTGATGGATGAACCGCAATGGCAAGAAGCATTAAAGCTCGATCTGATCTATGAAACATCACCCGATGAAAACACTCCGGCCAAACAAAAGACCACAGCATATCTGTACGAAAATGGTGAAAGCCTGTATGTGGCTTTTCGGGCGGAAGATTCGGATATGTCGCAATTAAGGGCGTTTATCAAGGATCGCGATTCCGCTTATCAGGACGATTTCGTGGGCATTCAAATGGACACTTTTAATGATGAGCAGCGGGCCTATGAATTTTTCGTGAATCCATACGGTTCCCAAATGGATCTTTTATATGATGAAAGTTCGGATGATGACGACGATTCATGGGATGCGATCTGGGATGCTCAAGGCTCGATCGATGAAGGTGGATACACAATTGAAATGGAAATTCCGTTCAGTAATCTGCGTTTTGAAAGCAGTTCGGATGTAAAAACCTGGGGGATTGAGGTTTTACGTGTTCACCCTCGAGATCAACGCCGTATTTACCGTAACAGTCCACGCAACCGAAATCGTAACTGCATATTGTGTCAGTTTCATAAGCTCAAAGGTTTTCAAAATGCGAAGCAAGGTAATCAGCTTGAACTGAATCCGGTATTGACCATTGGTAAAAGTGAGTCGCGAAATGATGCTGGAGAGTTAGTCACAAATAGCACAGATTACGAGCCCGGATTGAATGTGCGTTGGGGAATTACCCCCGAGTTAACTCTTGATGGGACTTTGAATCCGGATTTTTCCCAAGTGGAGTCGGATTCGGCGCAGTTGTCGGTGAATGAAACATTTGCTTTGTTCTTCCCTGAAAAAAGGCCCTTCTTTCAGGAGGGTTCGAACTATTACAATACACACATGAATGTAATTTATACCCGCAATGTCACAGATCCTGAATACGGCTTGAAGTTAACCGGCCGTCAGAACAGTCACACCTTTGGAGCATTTGCGGTTAAAGACGAGATCACCAATATTATTCTGCCGGGAACTTTTGGATCCAGTTTTACTTCCTTGGGAGCAGAGTCGGATGTTTATGCAGGACGTTATCGATATGATTTCAATCCGGATCTGAATATTGGATTAATCGGAACATACCGTGATTCCGGAGATTACAATAACACTGTTACCGGAGTGGACGGGTTTTATCGTTGGAAGGAAAAACACACTTTTCGGGCCATCTATTTAAATTCAAATACCGATAATACGCTTGCTATGCAAGATGAATTCGGACTTGCAGCCAAACAATCGGGTCATGCTTATCGTTTAAATTACCGTTACAACTCCCGTGACTGGTTTGCATTTTCCAACTATCGCGATTATGACAAGGATTTCCGTGCCGATCTAGGCTTTATAACCCGGGTTAACAATGATCAGTTCGCTATAGGTGGCGGACGGGTATTGTACAGCGAAGATAAATGGTGGAACCGGATCGAGATTGGTGGCGATTGGGACATAAGCCATGATAATGAAGGCAGGCTGTTAGAAAAAGAGCTGGAGGGTCGCATTGAAATAAATGGTCCATTGCAGAGTTACATCAGTACCGGCATGGTGGCGCGTGATCGCTTGTTTGAAGACACTTTGTTTTATGAAAAATTTAACTGGGCATATTTCGAGATCAAGCCGATTGGTGGCCTGGTAATCGGATTTGAAACCAATATTGGCGATCGAATTGATTTTTCAGAGTCAAAACTGGCCGACAGTTTCAGATTGCAACCATTCATTAATTTTGACTTGAACAAGCATCTCAACCTGAACATAAAGCATACTTATAATCGGCTGGACTCTGATGGCGGTAGAAAGCTAACAGCAAATCTGACCGATGCAAGAATAAAATATCAGTTCAGTACCCGCAGTTTTCTTAGACTTACACTACAGTATGAAAATATAGAATCCATTGATCAAGATAGACTAAATTTTGGTGAAGAAACTGGAAATAAAGGCCTGAATTCTCAATTGTTATATTCGTATAAAGTTAATCCACGCACTGTTTTCTTCCTCGGTTATTCGGATTTATCCGATGATGCCAATACTGAACGATCATTGCAGACTCAGGAGCGGGGCTTGTTTATGAAACTGGGTTATGTATTTGATTATTGA
- a CDS encoding M61 family metallopeptidase — MTPQIHYRISVPEPNSHYFHVQIRIERPDPNGQVLRLPTWIPGSYLIREFARHLQTVTASSAGQSVKIVKTDKATWQCEPVAGGLIVVYKVYAFDRSVRSAYLDNTRAFFNGSSVFLQVVGQENEPGSLQIEKITHRCAEQWSVATTYPAVKVDAQGFGDFAVDNYKQLIDHPVEISDLTQTGFKVDNIPHQMVFTGSHKGDMDRLAQDVKKICATHVKMFGELPVSRYLFMTLVGQNIYGGLEHKDSTALMCSRHELPQADSHSGSGNQEFTVSNEYRRFLGLCSHEYFHLWNVKRIMPEAYLNTDLASEAYTRQLWIFEGITSYYDDLALVRSGVITSESYLELLGNTLNRVRNQAGRLKQSLAESSFDTWIKFYRPNENTPNTVVSYYAQGSLAALALDVTLQTQTEGKRSLDDVMRYLWEHYGKKAVGLPEGKFEQICAELSGLDLTSFFDDWIRGKGDQAIISLLSGIGIKSESRHDDSHNKLTAYFGCDVEMRGPQIFIKTVYSASAAEQAGLAAGDELVAFDGQRINRVSLQTLFKQYQVGDKAEVLAFRQGQLLKLNIGLQQALKQKWTLAIDETAELRAQQLRNKWLWKAAG, encoded by the coding sequence GCCCGACACTTGCAAACCGTTACTGCGAGCAGTGCCGGTCAATCAGTCAAGATCGTTAAAACCGACAAAGCCACCTGGCAATGCGAGCCGGTAGCGGGTGGATTGATCGTTGTGTACAAGGTTTATGCTTTTGACCGCTCGGTGCGTAGTGCATATTTGGATAACACCCGGGCATTCTTCAACGGCAGCAGTGTGTTCTTGCAAGTCGTGGGTCAAGAGAACGAGCCGGGTTCATTGCAGATCGAAAAAATTACCCACCGCTGTGCCGAGCAGTGGAGCGTGGCAACTACCTATCCTGCTGTCAAAGTCGATGCGCAAGGTTTTGGTGATTTTGCAGTGGACAATTATAAGCAGCTGATCGATCATCCGGTCGAGATCAGTGATCTTACTCAAACTGGGTTTAAGGTCGACAATATTCCACATCAAATGGTTTTCACCGGTTCACATAAAGGGGATATGGATCGCCTCGCGCAGGATGTGAAAAAGATTTGTGCCACGCATGTAAAAATGTTTGGTGAATTACCCGTTAGCAGGTATTTGTTCATGACCCTGGTCGGCCAAAATATCTATGGGGGTCTGGAGCACAAGGATTCGACGGCTTTAATGTGCTCTCGACATGAATTGCCACAGGCAGATTCGCACTCTGGTTCCGGCAATCAAGAATTTACAGTCAGCAATGAATATCGCCGGTTTCTCGGATTGTGTAGCCACGAATATTTTCATTTGTGGAATGTAAAACGCATCATGCCAGAGGCTTATCTAAACACCGATCTGGCGAGTGAGGCCTATACCCGCCAATTGTGGATCTTTGAAGGCATTACTTCCTATTATGATGACCTTGCATTAGTACGTTCCGGGGTCATCACGTCTGAGAGTTATCTGGAGTTGCTTGGTAATACACTCAACCGGGTACGCAATCAGGCAGGACGCTTAAAACAAAGTTTGGCCGAATCAAGTTTTGACACCTGGATCAAATTTTATCGCCCGAATGAAAACACACCCAACACCGTAGTGAGTTATTACGCGCAAGGATCTCTGGCCGCACTTGCTCTGGATGTCACTTTGCAAACCCAGACCGAAGGCAAGCGGAGTCTTGATGACGTTATGCGCTATCTTTGGGAGCATTACGGTAAAAAAGCCGTTGGCTTACCCGAAGGGAAATTTGAGCAAATCTGTGCTGAACTCAGTGGTCTGGATCTAACAAGTTTTTTTGATGACTGGATCAGAGGCAAGGGCGATCAGGCAATAATTTCCTTGTTATCAGGGATTGGAATCAAAAGTGAATCCCGCCATGATGATTCACACAATAAACTCACCGCATACTTTGGTTGTGACGTCGAAATGCGTGGACCACAAATTTTTATAAAAACGGTGTACAGCGCCAGTGCGGCAGAGCAAGCCGGGCTGGCAGCAGGTGATGAACTGGTGGCGTTTGATGGTCAACGCATCAACCGGGTGTCTTTACAAACTTTGTTTAAGCAATATCAGGTAGGCGACAAAGCCGAAGTTCTGGCATTTCGTCAAGGTCAACTGCTCAAACTGAATATCGGTTTACAACAAGCGCTTAAACAAAAGTGGACACTTGCAATCGATGAGACCGCTGAATTGCGCGCCCAGCAATTACGCAATAAATGGCTATGGAAAGCAGCCGGCTAG
- a CDS encoding circularly permuted type 2 ATP-grasp protein: MLGPNGDPRQGMERLAEWMLQAPRDLLTARQAEAKVLFRRIGITFAVYGEGGDPERLIPFDIVPRVLRTKEWEFLSKGIKQRVKALNMFIHDVYHNGEILAAGKIPERLVLHNKAYLPIMRGVSVAGDVYSHIAGIDLVRTGPNDFYVLEDNTRTPSGVSYMLQNREVMMRLFPDLFSSHRVAPIERYTDDLRESLKSVAPKNCEGDPTVVVMSPGLYNSAYYEHSFLADKMGVELVEGQDLFVLDNTVYMRTTYGPKRVDVIYRRIDDAFLDPLSFRADSTLGLPGLMNVYRTGGVTIANAVGSGIADDKAIYMYVPEMIRFYLGEEPILKNVPTYWCDNKDDCKYVLEHLDELVVKEVAGSGGYGMLVGPKATPQERKDYALRIKSDPSEFIAQPTLALSTTPTYVNDGYAPRHVDLRPYVLVGADKIRLVPGGLTRVALQQGSLVVNSSQGGGTKDTWVIGDKHA; encoded by the coding sequence ATGCTTGGTCCCAATGGCGATCCGCGTCAGGGAATGGAGCGATTGGCAGAATGGATGCTACAGGCGCCAAGGGATTTACTTACTGCACGTCAGGCAGAAGCAAAAGTATTGTTTCGTCGTATAGGCATTACATTTGCAGTGTATGGAGAGGGAGGCGATCCAGAGAGATTAATACCTTTCGATATTGTTCCGCGCGTTCTGCGTACAAAAGAATGGGAATTTTTATCCAAGGGAATAAAGCAAAGGGTCAAGGCCCTGAATATGTTTATACACGATGTATATCATAATGGTGAAATTCTCGCTGCAGGCAAAATTCCAGAGCGCCTGGTCTTGCACAACAAGGCTTATTTACCCATCATGCGTGGTGTGAGTGTTGCGGGTGATGTGTACTCGCATATTGCCGGGATCGATCTGGTTCGCACCGGCCCTAATGATTTTTATGTCCTGGAAGATAATACGCGTACACCATCGGGCGTTTCTTACATGTTGCAAAACCGCGAAGTTATGATGCGTTTGTTCCCTGATCTTTTCAGTTCACATCGTGTCGCGCCGATTGAGCGCTATACAGACGACTTGCGAGAAAGTTTGAAATCTGTAGCTCCCAAAAATTGTGAGGGTGATCCCACTGTTGTAGTTATGTCACCTGGTTTGTATAACTCGGCATATTACGAGCATTCTTTTTTGGCCGATAAAATGGGCGTCGAACTGGTTGAAGGACAAGACCTTTTTGTCCTGGATAATACGGTGTACATGCGAACCACATACGGTCCAAAACGCGTTGATGTGATTTATCGACGCATTGATGACGCTTTTCTGGATCCATTATCATTTCGGGCTGATAGCACTCTTGGCTTGCCCGGTTTAATGAATGTTTATCGTACTGGTGGTGTCACAATTGCCAATGCAGTTGGCAGTGGAATTGCAGATGACAAGGCCATTTATATGTATGTGCCGGAAATGATCCGGTTTTACCTGGGCGAGGAACCGATATTGAAAAACGTGCCGACCTACTGGTGCGATAATAAAGATGATTGCAAATATGTGTTAGAACATCTAGATGAGCTTGTGGTTAAAGAGGTTGCCGGCTCAGGTGGCTATGGCATGTTGGTCGGCCCTAAAGCAACACCGCAAGAGCGCAAGGATTATGCTTTAAGAATAAAATCGGATCCTTCAGAATTTATTGCGCAACCAACCCTGGCATTATCAACAACACCGACTTATGTAAATGATGGCTATGCACCAAGGCATGTCGATTTACGACCTTATGTCCTGGTTGGAGCAGACAAGATCCGACTGGTGCCTGGCGGCTTGACCAGAGTCGCATTACAACAAGGGTCTTTGGTTGTGAATTCTTCACAAGGCGGTGGCACCAAGGATACCTGGGTGATTGGAGACAAGCATGCTTAG